Proteins from a genomic interval of Streptococcus sp. D7B5:
- a CDS encoding 5-formyltetrahydrofolate cyclo-ligase produces MKAELRKKILQEMKALSQEQKRAMDRALTERFLHHPFYQEAKNIATYLSFPHEFQTQELIEQALKDGKKVLIPKTYPKGRMEFVVYHPQQLVKTSFGLLEPQGDLEVVELSQIDLIHVPGLAFTTEGYRIGYGGGYYDRYLEHFTGHTLSTVYPCQIQEFNLEDHDIPVQEVLIYEGNL; encoded by the coding sequence ATGAAAGCAGAACTACGCAAGAAAATTTTGCAAGAAATGAAGGCTTTATCTCAGGAGCAAAAACGGGCTATGGATCGAGCTTTAACCGAGCGTTTCTTACATCATCCCTTTTACCAAGAAGCTAAGAACATCGCAACCTATCTCTCTTTCCCTCATGAATTTCAAACGCAAGAACTGATTGAGCAGGCGCTGAAGGACGGCAAGAAGGTTTTGATACCCAAAACCTATCCCAAGGGGCGCATGGAGTTTGTGGTCTATCATCCGCAGCAGTTGGTAAAAACTTCCTTTGGTTTACTGGAACCGCAAGGAGACTTGGAAGTGGTGGAACTGTCTCAGATTGATTTGATTCATGTTCCAGGGCTAGCTTTTACGACAGAAGGCTATCGAATCGGATATGGTGGAGGATACTACGACCGCTATCTAGAACATTTTACTGGTCATACTTTGAGTACGGTTTATCCTTGTCAAATTCAGGAGTTTAACTTGGAAGACCATGATATTCCCGTCCAGGAGGTGCTAATCTATGAAGGAAATCTTTGA